In the genome of Xenopus tropicalis strain Nigerian chromosome 10, UCB_Xtro_10.0, whole genome shotgun sequence, the window CTACTCCTTCAAACTTGGTACTCAGTTCCCCCAGGCGCTCCTTTAGGGCATTAAACTCTTTGTATAAGTCATCCAAAGCTTCCGAGAGGGACTTGATCCTATAATTGGAAgaatattattatcttttatttatatagcaccatcatatTATGCAGTGCTTTATTGAGATTTTACAATTTTGCATTGGTCGCAgttgagcttacactctaaggtccatatcacattcactCACACTAGGGTCAATgtaatcaggagccaattaaatgtatgtttttggagtgctgGAAGAAAGCAGAGAAAATGCAGAGGCAGAGAGTCCATAaaaactctttgcagatagtgtCTTGGCTGGAATTGAACACAGGACTGAAGCTCTGCAAGGCGACAATGCTACCCTCTGCACCAATACATTTAGTTCCCCATGTTTTCATGTTAAATTTGGTTTACAGTACTGCACAGCATGCTGCTCACTAGCTCCTTTAACAGATTGCAGCATAGTAATATTGCTGTGAGAAGAATGGTTATGGACCTGAAAGATAAATTTGGCTCttctgcctgtttatggggccCTCAGGCAGGcttgtatccccttcattgcaaagTAATCGTTTGGCCACACAATCGCATTtgcacaatatcacccacccaagttgggaatattgggagaaagatctgattgtttggcgacctcaccaaacaaacagATAGTGTATACCACCTTAAGGGAGGGAGTATCTTGAGTACATGCCACTTTTTTAAGGCACTACGCATTGATTCAGCAAATCCACAGTAAACATTTCATAAATTGGGTTGCTATAGCTAATGATTCTGACATACTCTGTATTAGGGTGTGGGGGCACAGACATTGCCCAGAAAGAcagtttttagtttagttttaatgTGTATTATGGCATAGGTGCAGTACTAACAGAACTAAGTGCTGTAGTGCTCTTCATCTTCCCTTCATCCTTTAAGAACTGCCATTACCAAGAACTAATAcagaaatataatgtaataaatatcaCCTCTAATTTACTTTAATAGTAATTATGCGCTAAGCATTCTATGATACCCCTAAGCATTATACAACAACCTTGTGAAACCTGCATTTTATAACAGCCACAGTGACTGTCCCCCACCAATTTCTTGACATATTTTCATGACAGACTTGTGTGGCACGAGcatttcacagcaaaattcttgTGGCCACATAATCAATTTCAAGCCAGGCCTCCAACTGCATTTCAAGTGTGCGGTGGCCAAACAGAGAATTACAGACTCCTTCTGGCTGCAGCAAATGAAACAAGCAGAAAAGGAAGAGCTGGAGTCTTCAGATCTTTCTGGTTAATTCTCCGAAACCAGCCGGAAAGATCCGAAAGCTTTGAATTTTACTGACACGTTTTTTAAAACAAGCCAGACTTCTTTGGCTCTTTGCGGTGCAAGAGCAATCTTAAAAACATGACTGTCCCGTGAAAAGTGTgatagttgggaggtatgacttgCACTGGTGGTTCAAGGCCAAAAACACACAAATTAGAGTGTTTTTAGGCTCAAAACTGTAGCAGCGTCAGGCAGTTTCCATTAATGTAACACATCCTAGGCAGTTTTGGGCATTTCACCTAGCTTACACTGGGCAATAAGGGGCAGTGCAGGAATCAGCTGCATTTAACAGCTGTTTGAAATGCCCGCCTTTTGCCTCCATGTGGTTTGCTTCTACTGCTTTTCAGGTAATTGTTATGTTATATTGGTTTGCATTAGCTATTTAGACCAGAGAAACCTGAAGGTATGGGACATACTGTATGCTTCACCCTGAGCTACTTATTAAATGTTCACcttatatatttcatatactagttatcatatccccccatAATTacacttctccagtgtaaacaaccctaacttgtgCGCACTGTTCCATCCCCGGCTCGAAGAATGAACAGATGGTACGTCGCGCGCCTCAGCACCCATGGTCTGTGAACAAACCCAATGGTACAAACGCTATGGCACTGTCCTGTCAGAGCTCATGGCAGACACAAACTTTGTTATGCAGGTAAGAGACAAGTACCTGTTATTTTAAGTTTATTGGAATAAAAGCACAATAAATGTATGCTGTATTTCTGACCTCTTCATTTCCCAAAATGCTTGGTCCCTAGAAAGGTACCTCTGCTGTCTGCCCCCATTTTCAGCCATACATATCAGCTAGCTGGCAGCACTGCCAGGTGGGCACAGGCCAGAGTCCCATACCTGAATGTGTTAGGTTGTTAGAGGATGCTGGTTGTAGTTCAGTAATGGCTGTAGCAAGGATAAAGGGTTGCAAACACACAGCCCTGTTCTACATCTGTCCAGTTGATGATGGCCCCTGTGGCTCCATAAAGTAGAGTAAGTCCTGTGCCAACTGGTCAGAGTTACATTAGCAGCTTAATGCTGTTAGATGGCCAGAGAATGTATTCATGTAACAAGCACCGGTGATTTACACTAATTAGTCCatttgagtgtccttttattaaataatttgattattaaaacttagcagtagcggctgcatttcccaccctaggcttatactcgagtcaataagtttttccagctttcttagataaaattaggtacctcggcttatattcggatcggcttatactcgagtatatacggtaatcatatattcatgtacTTTGATAATTTTTAtatactttgatgcttagcatatcagggtccattttagaaatgtatatcCATAGTGTCACTgcaaacagcaaggcttgaacatcccataatagtggTTTTaaccaaatagtacccttgcacggcttgcaccttacgaaatatatggtttgaaaaacaacttaatttTATCTGTGCACTGATGCATCTCTTACTCTTTGTATACTCCTTAAATTCCTGTCCTGCACCAGTTAACGAGGTCCTactctattttttataataaattcttTGTACCTGCACGTAAACCAGAGGTATAAAAGCTATGAGCACGTacgaataaactgaacaagtttgaacttccattgtggttgcatccttcttgttcccgtatatacgcctttgtcctggcaggagggctccctCAGGTCCCTACACTTACGGTCAGAAACCCTAAcaaagtggaagaataacacCATCTCCCGTGAATCTACAGAAGGTTTACAGTGATTTTATACAGTgacagctgtgaagttgtggaattctctccttgAGTTGGTTGTACTgtcagatacattagatagcttcaagaaggggttagatGGCTCTTTAGCAAATTAGAAAATACAGTTACTAAAAAGACCCCCATTGTGTGGCCCCCTGTCtaactgctgtgactgcttaccttttgtAAGCTTTAAAAGGTGTCAGTGCTAAGATTAACTGTCCCCCGTAACATTCACACCTGTAAGGCCTTGCAATGTTCAcactagagatgcactgaatccagttttTCAGATTCGCCAAACCCCCAAATAGATTGCAAAGCATTTGGCCAAGTActgaaccaaatcagaatcctaattaacatatactaattaggatttggaagggttacattTCCCAGGGCAAAAAAATTTCcacttctgtgtttacgtgacaaaaagtcacgtgatgtTTAGGATTCCGATTTGgttcagcctgccctatgctgcctgtgggaggtgaacctggcaggggtttgttctgggagtttgttagcatttggaaatagctgTTAAGGGGTGTCTAAGGTGTGGAATTATGTGTTGGGGGTTGGTGTGCTgtccacagaggaggaggagccatatagaAGTaggggtatgtcttaatatgacataatataattctttcacatatgagtgaagggtaatatccctgcagtgagcaccaattattcatttttttttgtgtgctaccaccattaacgtgggtatggtcttaaaagctcttgtgataacatgggtgtggtttgaagtgggtgtgataaaaaagggagtggtcaaaactggcttccattatcggccctccgccatgtaggccagaaaaattccagccctcagtaccacagaagttgggcagcactgctctGGATGAACATGTATCTGTTTTCAACATAATTTACTATGTTAGATCCTCACAACAGACCCCAAAGCCTTAATCTAAGCAAATCTAACCATTGTACACTCAAGCTTATGTATAGgtgctcttagggctctggtacacgaggagattagtcgcccgcggcaaaactccctgttcgcgggcgactaatctccccgagttgccttcccctgccatcccattggcgaacatgtaagtcgccggcgggatggcagacgcggtggcgcgatttcgcgcaaatcgccgaaaaagactcgcaagtctttttcagtGATTTCcagaaatcgccccgccgcgtctgccatcccaccggcgacttacattgtcgccgatgggatggcaggggaaggcaactcggggagattagtcgcccgcgaacagggagttttgccgcgggcgactaatctccccgtgtaccagagcccttaaaccatGGGCTGTTTAGGGTCAGCCTTTATTGTACCTTTAAACACAGTCAAGCTTGATATTTTTGAGAAGCAGTCACATTTATTTAAAGAGAATAAGGTATTGGTATTTAACAAGAGAACCGAAAAAGTAGAAACAGAGTTCAGTTATATAAAGAAGAGAAAATGTAGGAAAAGTCAAATTAATTGTACTTGAATTTGTTTTAGAAAGACAGATGGTTCCTCTAGGCACTTAGTGGGATCTTTAATTTATCTACTATGATAATGTGTTGAATAAGTGCTtattatacagttatgggacccattatccagactgctcgggacctggggttttctggaaaatggatctttcagtaatttggattgttttgctttcaataagaatgaattatattttagatgggatcaagtacaagagaaaaataaaatcatttttaaatattagaattatttgcttataatggagtctattggagatggccttcccgtaattcagaactttctggataatggttttccggttaacatatcccatacctgtatgtcccTACAGAAAAAGGATTACATCTGGTATATGGTTTTAATGAGTGTAtgtaaaatatactaaaaaaaattgcaattaaacTAGAAAGAACAGTTTGTCTTTTACGTATGTATCAAGAAAATATCAGTTCCCCCCACACTGTGGGGTCATTTgcccaaatttgcccatgggcagtaacctatggcaacaaatcaaatggttgcatttattgttctacatgcagccggctgaaaaaaagccaattgttgattggttgctatgggttactgcccatgggcaaatttgcccagtgtaaataaatgagccccactagtaACCTTCAGTTACCTTTTCTGGTCACATAACCATAAGGGCAGGTTTATTTCTAGCTTTCAATATGTTGTGGACCATAGAAGTTGCATTGTAAAGGCTTTAAATGAGCATGAATATGGGATAAATCTAATAGTTCTACCTTCCATAGTCCGGCAGCACAGTGTGATGATCATAGAGGAGCAGGTTTCTAAACTGGGTCATAATAGCGAATTTCCAGTTGTCCAGCACAGTAGTCAGATTAGCACATCCTCGCATGTTCACCTTCTCAGCTACGGGAAACACAAAATGGCACTGGTGATGTCTATTCAATAACTGAAATATGCCTCAAGGCGCAACGGTTTGTGTGCACTTTAGTAATGCACTATATGCAAGTGGCAGCTGCACACAAGAATCACTTTTACTGCCTTCCAGGCATTAGTGActccctaaagcagtgatccccaaccagtggtttgtgagcaacttgttgctcccagtggcttcaaagcaggtagttattttttggATTGGAGGCacgttttggctgcataaaaaccaggtgtactgccaaacagagccttatttAGACTGTCAGGTtatataggagctaccaaatagccaattacagcccttatttggtacccccagtaacatttttcatggttgtgttgctccccaactcttttcacatttgagtGTTGCTCGCTGGTAAAAATGGctgggacccctgccctaaagttACACCCAATTACATAGACCAAGCAGTTCAGTCGATACTAGCTCATTGGATATACCATAGGGCGCACCAATTACTAAATCTCTAAATCTATGCACCCTTAACTCTATAAAGAATTTCAGAGCAGCTTACCCTCTGATCGATAATCCCACTCCGACGGCTCTCGCCGTTGCTTTACAGCAAGCATCAAAGGAACCAGCAGCATCAGGCACAGCAGTGTCCTTTCCATAATGAAATCTGAACGTAAGGAGAAGAAGTGGTATATATCTCGCTGTATATATAAGCCAGATGACTGGTACCTATGCCCGCAGTGTGGAGCCTGCAGTGCACCTTACATGTGTTGTTTTCCCACTGACACCAGAACAGAAAGTGAGTGTGCTATGCATGTGAGCAACATCTGTCTCTGAAATATTCACGTCATGCAAATGGTTTATAGCTTATCCAAATGTTTTCTTTCTCACGCAAAAGGATCAAAGCTGATGCTTAAAGGGGTCACTTTTTTGCCACACCCACACATTGGAAAGTTACAGATGTGCGCCCACATATCAGTGCAACCATAGGGTGGAAATAATGAAAATTAACATTGGCTTAGCCTACTTAAAAAGAGGTCaacctttttatttgttttccaaTAGAAAGCCTTCTATTTTTAGCCATTCCAAACAAAAATTCCCCCTACTCCCCTGCATGTACCCCATCCTGGCTATAAACCCACACACTGGCCATGTATCTGTCACTTTCCCTTACTGCTGGAAAAGAACTTGATGGAACTCAGAAGCTGCTCGATTTCCTGCAAACTAAGCTGTGAGATCTAGCAGCAGTTTTAAAGCCTGTTCATGGTTTTTAAGAAGCAGATTCTCTAacttaaatagaaatataccaCATTTGCAATAGAGGAACTCTAgttctctgcatatttgtattgtCACATATAAGccggagctgctatattgcttaaTATGGCTGTGGTAATATCAGAGAATGGCCCATAGGCAAACATTTGGGCAAAAATGTatgcatgatttttatggtgtctgCTCATATTTAAACAAGGGTCAATGGGATGTGTAATGCCATACCTTGCGAAAGTGCCACTCTGATTCCATATTGTATTGGGTTTATACTCAAAATGTGCTTATTTGGCTGGACTATGCAGGCTGGTTGATTTTGTAGCCTGGTCAGGAGGATTTTCTAACTTGCCTGGCAGGCATAATCAATTTTTGATCAGATATTAGTTAGACAGGACTGAAAAAGGCCTTTCTGTCTGGCTATATAAAAGCTGTCTGATTATTGGCAGTATAATATATAACCACTTAGTCCATATAGCCATTAGTTTTAGCTGAATAACCAGCTGGGCAGATTCTAGCTGTAGCAATAAGCTTCAGGAAGTTGTGTCCACTTCTATCTTTCCGATCAGCCCACAGTCCCCTTTTCGCTCCTTGCTTTACACATCTAGGGTAGCATCTCTTAATGTGACAGCAGGGTGATTTATACACTGCCTGCTAGTATCTGGAACCTTCAGCTTGTTCAACATAGATTCAGACTACTCACTGGGAAATCCACAAAACAAATCTGTTGTTGGATCCAGTGGTTTGATCCAGCCTTGAGCCAAACTGGCAAAATAATtactgcagctcctctctgaatTGTTTACTTACTCTTCAGATTTGTGTTTCCTCCCACGCAACACTGTTGTGATGCCAAACTGGTCTAGTGCCTGAAAGAGGGAAGCGGTGGAATATAAAAACATCCATAATATAGCTCTCGATCATATCCAGAACGTTATTCCTTCAAAGCTCACAGCCCTGAGCTCTTTAATGTGCTACCTGTTGATGCTGCCCCAGTGGAAACGTGTTTCCTTTGCTCCACTCTTGCTCCCTGTTAGTTCTCTTAGTGCGTTGTGTCTCTGCTTTCTTCATTCACTCTTCTTTTAAATCTCTCCACCTCTTTTGGTCTGGATCCAGCCCTGATCTCACAAGAGTCTGCCTGTTTTATTACCAGCCCAACAGGAGTCTTTCTTGTGGTTTCACAGCAGTTTTAGTGGGCTGCTTACAGGATATTATGTGAAACAGCCATTATTAATGCAGGCAATGTAGCAAGTGCTACCACAGATAAAAGAATATGGTACTAAGCGCTTACACTCCAGAACCCATATAATTAGAAAATCTTTGCTGTCCCAGCTAAACTACAAGTCCATCTTCTCTGGTTCCCATGCATGGAGTTCTATCTATAGAAGTGCCACACTGCCTCGTTAATTGTGCTTCACAGTGATCCCCTTCATAGACTAATGGATGAGCAAGTACACTaagattaaaaaatgttagtATCCGAGGAGGAGTGCTGACCTGGggaaaaaatgtagcaatttaaGATCATTGTCCCACAGatctgattctcagcctgcagaaaaatgtagggcgagaatcagcccctccgctGGCATCAAGCCTCTCTCACCTGCATCCGGAGCCATTGTGTCTGCCTGAGTGCAGGTACACATGGCGTATATCGTTAAAGAAACGCAAGAGTTCGCATTTCAGAGCCAGTATCCACcttatgtgcctgcacctgggcagacacaatggttctgggtgcagccAAGGCAGGAGGCCGATGGAACAAGGTTgcttctcagcctgcatttttacACAGGTTAAGAATCAGCccggtgtggcatcagcctaatccACTGGGCAACGCCAGACATATTGCTACCTGCCATTGAAtttgccttttcttgtcctttgaTCCTAAATCATGTTCTGTAATGTGTGATACTTAACATTGTGCTCTCTCTTATTAGCTGTTCcagtacctatggattggaagaaggcgtaTGTcattgccatatttaaaaagggagtaagatctcagcctggcaattataggcctgtaagtttgacatccgtggtgggcaagttatttgaaggcttgttaagggatcacattcaaaattatgtagtggagaatggcattatgagcagtaatcagcatggctttatgaaggacaggtcatgtcagaccaatttaattgctttttatgatgagttaagtaagaagctggacagtgggggtgtagtagatgtgatctatttggattttgccaaagcatttgataccgttccccacaaacgactgctttctaaactaaggtctattagtcttagtgaagtcgtttgcacatgtaTAGAAAACtagctacaggatcaggtacagagggtggtttaTTCTCTACTTGGCGTAAGGGTCTCAGTGAGGTCCCTCAGAGTTCTGCACTGGGTccactttttttaactttgtaaatgacttgggggtgggtattataagtaatgtatcagtgtttgcagatgatacaaaactctgcagcccaattaattccatccaggatgtggcatccctgcagcaggataaactggcaatctgggcagctaagtggcagatgagataaatgtaaagtcatgcacctgtaatgtaaaaatatgcagccacttatactcttaatgggactgcactaggcgaatccataatggagaaggaccttggagtccttgtagataataaacttggctgtagcaagcaatgccaggcagcagctgcaagggcaaacaaggtttatagctttattaaaaggggtatagattcacgggaggagggggttattcttcccctttacagagcgctggtaaggccccatctagaatatgcttttcagttttggtctccagtgctcaaacgggacattattaaattagagagggtccagagaagggcaactaagctggtaaagggtcaGGAaagtctgtttaaaaaaaaaaaaaaataaaaaaaaaataaagtctcagttatgaaggaagactggccaagttggctTTGTTTACATTagagaggcgcttaagaggtgacatgataactatgtataaatatataaggggatcatataataacctctctaatgttttatttaccagtaggtccttccaaatgacacgagggcacccactccgtttagaagaagggaggttccgtttaaatatttggaaataatTTTTTCCTGTAAGAGCTTTgaaattgtggaattccctccctgaaccagttgtactggctgatacattatataactttaagaaggggttggatggctttttagcaagtgagggaatacagggttatgggagatagctctcagtacaagtgagggaatacaggggtaggggagatagctctcagtacaagtgagggaatacaggggtaggggagatagctctcagtacaagtgagggaatacaggggtaggggagatagctctcagtacaagtgagggaatacaggggtaggggagatagctctcagtacaagtgagggaatacaggggtaggggagatagctctcagtacaagtgagggaatacaggggtaggggagatagctctcagtacaagtgagggaatacaggggtatggggggatagctctcagtacaagtgagggaatacaggggtaggggagatagctctcagtacaagtgagggaatacaggggtaggggagatagctctcagtacaagtgagggaatacaggggtaggggagatagctctcagtacaagtgagggaatacaggggtaggggagatagctctcagtacaagtgagggaatacaggggtaggggagatagctctcagtacaagtgagggaatacagggctaggggagatagctctcagtacaagtgagggaatacagggctaggggagatagctctcagtacaagtgagggaatacagggttatgggagatagctctcagtacaagtgagggaatacaggggtaggggagatagctctcagtacaagtgagggaatacaggggtaggggagatagctctcagtacaagtgagggaatacaggggtaggggagatagctctcagtacaagtgagggaatacagggttatgggagatagctctcagtacaagtgagggaatacaggggtaggggggatagctctcagtacaagtgagggaatacaggggtaggggcgatagctctcagtacaagtgagggaatacaggggtataggagatagctctcagtacaagtgagggaatacaggggtatgggagatagctctcagtacaagtgagggaatacaggggtaggggcgatagctctcagtacaagtgagggaatacaggggtataggagatagctctcagtacaagtgagggaatacaggggtataggagatagctctcagtacaagtgagggaatacaggggtatgggagatagctattagtacaagttgatccagggactgttccgattgccatcttggtggaaggatttttttctccctgaggcaaattagagaggcttcagatggggtttttgccttcctctggatcaacaagcagttaggcaggttatatataggcattatggttgaacttgatggacgtatatctttttttcaacctaacttactatgttactgtgttactttCTCCATGTAATCTTCCCCCCCCATAGTAAGGGGTATTTTGGTCCCTTTTTCCATGCTCATTCCATCAGCAGTAGGAAGCATGAGCTTGGTAAGAATGTCACCGTACAGTTTAGGTTTGCTTTCAGTGCAACCAGGGGCTCTGGGCTAAATCAGGAAAACTGTCCCAAACCATATCCCTTCGCTACCAACTATAAGTTTGCATTATGCAATCAGGCAGCTGGCTCCCAAATCCACAGCTGCCAGATGTTATTACTACAAAGAATTTGTTTGTAGTGCAGGAGAGTCCCATGAAGTGTCAGGATATTTCTGGCCATACCATGTTGCATAGAACACATGGCTGTATTATTGCATATGGGGCAGGAATAGTGTTGCAGAAAATAAGCTGTTGGAGCAGTAACCAATTTCTGTATTCTGCTTAGCAAGAAATCACACGGATGGGGCATACTGCATACTCTAGACATAGAAATGATACACCTGGCTTGAGTTAGTAACGTTTTATGTCCACGAAGTCTAGCTCTATACATCATTTTCTAATAATCTAGTTAAAATGAGAGGTT includes:
- the LOC100489067 gene encoding uncharacterized protein LOC100489067; the encoded protein is MERTLLCLMLLVPLMLAVKQRREPSEWDYRSEAEKVNMRGCANLTTVLDNWKFAIMTQFRNLLLYDHHTVLPDYGRIKSLSEALDDLYKEFNALKERLGELSTKFEGVEAFVDEMNAGRQMAPPKPVPTAAKPSRQPNVETLVLGPGILNNQRKFRRPKAPVNKS